The stretch of DNA ACCGGAACAATACACACTCTTACAGGTGGCAAAATTTCGAGACTTATAAAATCTGGTGAAATAACGGGGAAAAAGAACGAAATTACCATCATTCATACTTTTGGAGAATTTAAATTCGAGAGAATAATTGTTTGCGGATTAGGAAAACAAGAAAAATTTAACTATGACTCTATTCGTCAAGTTATGGCAATTGCTATGCGGCAATTACGAAAGATCAAGATAAGTAAAGTAGCTACAATTTGTCACGGAGCTGGTATTGCAGGATTAGATCCTAAATTATGTGCCGGAGCTATTACTGAAGGAACACTGTTAGGAACTTATCAATTTTCTAAATATAAATCCTCATCAATTACTGAAACAATTGAAGATTTACAAATAATTGAAAATGACGATCAAAAAGTTCAACTTATTGAAGATGGTATTAATGATGGCTTAATATTAGCAGAATCTGCCATCATTGCTAGAGATTTAGGAAATGAGCCCGGCAATATTCTTCCTCCAAGAGAGCTTGCTGATAGAGCTAAGGGTTTTTCAAGTGAGATTAGTTTAGATTGTACGATTCTTGATAAATCAGAAATTCAAAAATTAGGTATGGGGGGTATCTTAGGGGTATCTGCAGGAAGCCATGAAGAGCCAAGATTGATAGTAATGGAACATGTTGGTGATCCTAGCTCAGCCGAAAAAATCGCACTATGTGGTAAGGGTATAACTTTTGATACGGGAGGTATTTCTCTAAAGCCCCCACTAAATATGGGAGCTATGAAAGGAGATATGGCGGGTGCAGCAGCAGTAATTGGTGCAATGATTGCTATTAAAAAATTGAATCTTCCTATAAATGTTTTAGGAGTTGTCGCTTCTGCAGAAAATATGCCTGGAGGTGGTGCTATGCGTCCTGGAGATATTATTACCATGATGAATGGAAAACATGTTGAAGTTGATAATACCGATGCTGAAGGACGGTTAGTTTTAGGAGACGCTATTGAATACTCCATACAGCAAGGATGCACATCAATAATTGACGTTGCAACATTAACTGGTGCAGCTGTGGTTGCTTTAGGAAATGATTCTGCTGCAGTAATGGGTAATAACCAGGAGCTTATTGATCAACTAATAGCTACTTCTATAATTACTGGTGAACAATATTGGCAACTCCCGATATTTGATAATTATAGAACTCAATTAGATAGTATATATGCAGATATGAAAAATACAGGTGGTCAACCAGCAGGTAGTATTACTGCTGGGAAATTTATTCAAGAATTTGTGGGAGATACACCGTGGATTCATTTGGACATAGCAGGTATGGCAAGATTAGCATCAACAAAAGATTATAAAGTTGCTGGACACACAGGTTTCGGGGTTAGGTCTTTAGTAAGTTTAATTGCCACACTATCTAGATAACATAGGTATTTAATTGAATATATATATTGAAACACATGGATGTAAATTAAACCAAGCAGATACACAAAATATTTCAAACGAATTTTTGCGTAAGGGATTCTATCTGACTGATAATATTATAGATGCAGATGCATGTATTATTAATACTTGCACCGTAACACATATTGCAGATAGAAAGGCTCGTAATGCTTTGAGAAAAGCTAAAAGTAATAATCCTAATTGTTTAATTATAGCAACTGGATGTTATGCGGAATGGGCCCATGAAAAATTAAATAATATGCCTGAAATAGATTTGGTTTTGGGTAATTCCTCAAAAAGTGATTTAGTAGAAAATGTTATTAATTTACTAGATCAAAATAACAACGAAGTAAATACTTTTTCTCTGTCTACTATCGGTCAAATCCATAGGACAAGGGCGATGCTGAAAATTCAAGAGGGGTGTGATCAAATTTGTGCTTATTGTATTGTTCCGACAGTTCGTGGGAGAGAGAGAAGTGTGAGTTTAATCGATCTTATAAATAAAATAAATCAGCTTTCATTAGAAGGTTACAAGGAAGTGGTACTAACTGGAACTCAATTAGGCACTTATGGTTTTGAGTTTACTAATATTAACCTTCCTATATTGATTAAGTCCATTTTGAGAGAAACTTCAATGGAGAGAATTCGACTTTCATCAGTTCAACCACAGGAATTTTCTGTAGACTTATTAAGTTTGTGGGAAAATGAACGATTGTGTCCGCATTTTCATATTCCTTTACAAAGCGGTGATGATTATATACTTAAAAAAATGAGAAGACGTTATACTTCGGAAGAATTTTTAAAGTCATTGGAATTTGTAAGAGAAACAATACCAAGTGCATCAATAACTACTGATATTATTGTTGGTTTTCCTGAAGAAAACGAAGATATGTTTCGAAATACAATTCTAACTTGCAATGATGCTATGTTTTCAAAAATTCATATTTTCCCTTATTCCAGAAGACCTAGAACATCTGCGTATTACTCAGATAGTTTCGTGGATAATAAAGTAATAAAAGAGAGGTCAAAACGCCTTGAAACACTTTCTAGGCAGTATCAACAACAATATCTTAATGAGTTAGTAGGGACCTCTCTTAAAGTTTTATGGGAAAATGCTAAAGTTATGAATTCTGAATTGTATTGGACGGGTCTTTCAGACACCTATTCCAGAGTTTATACTAAATCTGAACAACTACTTCAAAACTCTATCTCTTACATTAATATAGATCGTGTAGAATCTGATTATCTTATTGGAACTGTTTAGTTATTAGTTCCAAATTGGATAGGCCTAAATAAAGTAGACCCTTTTCTTGTTTCAATATACCCGGATTTTGGATCAACACCGTGAGAAAAAACAATTAACCAACCTTCTTCTTCGGCTTTAGTTATTAATGACTCTTTGCCATATAATGTTTCTTCAGGGAATCGGTCTATTGATGAAATTAATCCTTGGTCAAGATGCATATGAGTTGGAATTAAATCGCCAAGATATGCAATTTTTTCACCACCATAATTAATTAGAACTACCTGGTGTCCACTGCTGTGGCCTCCTGTAACCTTGACTGATATGCCTGGAACTACATTTTGATCCCCATCTAGAAATTCTATTTGATTTCTTTCTTCTAAAGGCAAGAAATCATCTTGATGGTAGTAATGTTTTGTTCGTTCATTAGGAGAAATAGCTTCTTCCCAAGCATTCCTTTGAACATAATATTTAGCATAAGGGAAAGTAGGTACAGCTTCACCTGATCTATCAATTCGAGTGCTGCCGCCAGAGTGGTCAAAGTGTAAACTTGTTAATATAACTGTTGATACATCTTTAGGGTTTATTCCGCGTGATTTCAGTTCTCTATTTAAACGACTAGCGCCAAGGCCATAACTACTTTTAACTGGCTCAGGTTCTTTTGTGCCTATGCCAGTATCGATAAGAATACATTCTTTTCCATTTTGTATAAGTAGACAGTTTAATCCTAAACTTACCCGGTTTTTTCGATCGACTGCGGTCATTTGATCCCATCTAGATTTAGGTAGTTGTCCGAATATAACTCCACCATCTTCCTTATAAGTTCCGTCACTAATAATTGAAACCTGAGTTACACAAGACCTCATTGCAATCTCCTTTCCAAACCTAAGGTAATTGTTAAAATTTTTAACAAAAGACCTTGATATTTAGCAAGTTACAAACCATTAAAACTTGCTAGAAAAACATTTAATTTACATGATAAAATCTACAAACAAAATGTAATTCCTGAGAGGTTATCATGCTGTAAAATAATGATCAAGTTATTAGATACAGTTTTGGTAAAGTTTCTTTTTTGGTTCGATTAAACAGAAATAATTTATTAGTTTTGTTATTTTTTCTTTACCTTGAATAGGATAAAATTATACCTTCATTTTAGAATATATATAGAAAACAAAGGAATAAAAATGGGAATCAATTTACCTCGAGAGAGATATATAAATTCAGATAATATAAACATACATATTGTAGAATGGGGAGATCCTAAAAACCAACCTTTAATTTTGTTACACCATGTTAGTAGTCAGGCTAGAACTTGGGATAGTTTTGCATCGTCTATGAGTGATAATTTTTATGTTATAGCAATAGATATGCGAGGCCATGGCGATAGTGATTGGGCTAATGAAGGAGAATACACTACAGAACATTATGCTTATGATGTTGAACAGATAGCAAATAATATGGGTTTAAAAAACATAATAGTTCTTGGAGGTTCATTAGGTGGCAGAGTAGGGTTGGTTTTTGCTGCAAAAAATCCTTCTTTGGTTCATTCAGTAATTATGGAAGATGTAGGTGCAGTAAGGCCTGCTACAATAGCACAAGGTTTTGCTGATCGTATAGCCTCAGGAGATCCTGAATTTGCAAATTTAGATGAGTGTGCGAATTCTTTAAAAGGTAACAATACTTTAGCTCCATACTCTGTTTTTCAACATCAAGCAAAATACTTAACGAAACTTAATGAGCAAGGCAAATACATATACAAACGAGATCCAAATATACAAAAAGACTTTGTTCCTTTAGATCTTTGGGAGTATGTAAAAATTTTACAAGCACCTTTATTATTATTGATCGGTGATCAAAGTTCTATTGTTGGAGAAGATCAACAAAATATTTTCAAAGAGTTGTTACCTAATATTGTTATAAAAGTTGTGAAAAATGCAGGCCATATTATTGTACATGATAACTTTGACGCTTTTACGAGTGAGGTAGTAGAATTTATAAAAAGTATTTAAAAAATGGTATTGGTTATGGAGATAGTTTTAAGCATGTTTAGATTTATTATTATTTACTGGGTTCTTGGAAAAATATTTCAGTACCTATTTGGAAGAATGGGCAAATCTGGTTATAGTAGCAATTATAATAGGTCAAGAACAGGATTTGGATTTGCGCCAAAAGACCCTTATAAAGTATTAAATATTTCTCCATTTTCGAATGATTCAGAAGTTGAAACTGCTTATAAAAAACTTGTAGTACAATTTCATCCTGACAAAACCTTAAATATGGGGCCAGATTTAAGGAAACTATCTGAAGATAAAATGAAAGAAATTAATGCAGCCTATGACGATATAAAAAAACAAAGGAAGAAGTACAATGCCAAATTCTAATTATGATGAGTTAACCGTCGCAGATCTTAAGGTTTTTTCAAAAATAACGGGTATAGATATTACTGAGGACCGAATAGAAAATACAATTAAAGATGTTAATAGAATAAATCAGAATTTTTCCGAAGTAGATATTTCTAGCTTGGGGAATATTGATCCTGCATTTACTTTAAAGTTGTAATTTATTAGGGTTAAAATTAATCATAGAGATTGAAAATTGTTACCAGTATCAGATCCAGATTTAATTGTTCGAAAAACAGCTTATGTTAATATAGCATTCGTAGCGATTTGTTCAATAGTTTTCTTATATGAATTGTTAATTGGTACTATGGGTAAATTTGTATTGTTTTATCAATATGGATTGTTACCTTCTGAAATCGTTACAGGAAATAGCTTGCAAATATTAGATACAGGTATAGCCTCATATAAAATAGAAACACCTTTTTCTGATTTAATTACATTTATAACTTCTATGTTTCTTCATGGCGACTTTGTCCATTTTGCTTCTAACATGGTTTATCTTTGGGTATTTGGAGATAACATAGAAGATAGATTTGGTCATGTTGGCTATGTAGTTTTTTATATTACTGCAGGGATATTTGCTTCAGTTTGCCACTTATTAACTGATTTGGCCTCACAAAACCCAACAGTTGGAGCTAGTGGTGCAATAGCTGGTGTATTAGGTGCATATTTTGTATTCTATCCCAATAGCAGGATTAATACACTTGTTTTTACTTTTTTTATCACTGTAATACAAATAAAAGCTCTATGGTTATTAGGATTTTGGATGCTTTTACAATTTTTTCAGACTGCTATTGGTAGTTCAGGTGTTGCATATTGGGCCCATATAGGTGGATTCATCTT from SAR202 cluster bacterium encodes:
- a CDS encoding leucyl aminopeptidase, producing TGTIHTLTGGKISRLIKSGEITGKKNEITIIHTFGEFKFERIIVCGLGKQEKFNYDSIRQVMAIAMRQLRKIKISKVATICHGAGIAGLDPKLCAGAITEGTLLGTYQFSKYKSSSITETIEDLQIIENDDQKVQLIEDGINDGLILAESAIIARDLGNEPGNILPPRELADRAKGFSSEISLDCTILDKSEIQKLGMGGILGVSAGSHEEPRLIVMEHVGDPSSAEKIALCGKGITFDTGGISLKPPLNMGAMKGDMAGAAAVIGAMIAIKKLNLPINVLGVVASAENMPGGGAMRPGDIITMMNGKHVEVDNTDAEGRLVLGDAIEYSIQQGCTSIIDVATLTGAAVVALGNDSAAVMGNNQELIDQLIATSIITGEQYWQLPIFDNYRTQLDSIYADMKNTGGQPAGSITAGKFIQEFVGDTPWIHLDIAGMARLASTKDYKVAGHTGFGVRSLVSLIATLSR
- the mtaB gene encoding tRNA (N(6)-L-threonylcarbamoyladenosine(37)-C(2))-methylthiotransferase MtaB, with product MNIYIETHGCKLNQADTQNISNEFLRKGFYLTDNIIDADACIINTCTVTHIADRKARNALRKAKSNNPNCLIIATGCYAEWAHEKLNNMPEIDLVLGNSSKSDLVENVINLLDQNNNEVNTFSLSTIGQIHRTRAMLKIQEGCDQICAYCIVPTVRGRERSVSLIDLINKINQLSLEGYKEVVLTGTQLGTYGFEFTNINLPILIKSILRETSMERIRLSSVQPQEFSVDLLSLWENERLCPHFHIPLQSGDDYILKKMRRRYTSEEFLKSLEFVRETIPSASITTDIIVGFPEENEDMFRNTILTCNDAMFSKIHIFPYSRRPRTSAYYSDSFVDNKVIKERSKRLETLSRQYQQQYLNELVGTSLKVLWENAKVMNSELYWTGLSDTYSRVYTKSEQLLQNSISYINIDRVESDYLIGTV
- a CDS encoding MBL fold metallo-hydrolase; translation: MRSCVTQVSIISDGTYKEDGGVIFGQLPKSRWDQMTAVDRKNRVSLGLNCLLIQNGKECILIDTGIGTKEPEPVKSSYGLGASRLNRELKSRGINPKDVSTVILTSLHFDHSGGSTRIDRSGEAVPTFPYAKYYVQRNAWEEAISPNERTKHYYHQDDFLPLEERNQIEFLDGDQNVVPGISVKVTGGHSSGHQVVLINYGGEKIAYLGDLIPTHMHLDQGLISSIDRFPEETLYGKESLITKAEEEGWLIVFSHGVDPKSGYIETRKGSTLFRPIQFGTNN
- a CDS encoding alpha/beta hydrolase is translated as MGINLPRERYINSDNINIHIVEWGDPKNQPLILLHHVSSQARTWDSFASSMSDNFYVIAIDMRGHGDSDWANEGEYTTEHYAYDVEQIANNMGLKNIIVLGGSLGGRVGLVFAAKNPSLVHSVIMEDVGAVRPATIAQGFADRIASGDPEFANLDECANSLKGNNTLAPYSVFQHQAKYLTKLNEQGKYIYKRDPNIQKDFVPLDLWEYVKILQAPLLLLIGDQSSIVGEDQQNIFKELLPNIVIKVVKNAGHIIVHDNFDAFTSEVVEFIKSI
- a CDS encoding J domain-containing protein, with amino-acid sequence MVLVMEIVLSMFRFIIIYWVLGKIFQYLFGRMGKSGYSSNYNRSRTGFGFAPKDPYKVLNISPFSNDSEVETAYKKLVVQFHPDKTLNMGPDLRKLSEDKMKEINAAYDDIKKQRKKYNAKF
- a CDS encoding rhomboid family intramembrane serine protease, which encodes MLPVSDPDLIVRKTAYVNIAFVAICSIVFLYELLIGTMGKFVLFYQYGLLPSEIVTGNSLQILDTGIASYKIETPFSDLITFITSMFLHGDFVHFASNMVYLWVFGDNIEDRFGHVGYVVFYITAGIFASVCHLLTDLASQNPTVGASGAIAGVLGAYFVFYPNSRINTLVFTFFITVIQIKALWLLGFWMLLQFFQTAIGSSGVAYWAHIGGFIFGVLIAYLLKNFKIKFRSKS